One genomic segment of Nocardia spumae includes these proteins:
- a CDS encoding MATE family efflux transporter produces the protein MTAALVRGDGRRLTALATPIALTQLAQVAISTTNIALMGSLGVDQVAAGGLALVLFNQIRTMCVGLITASGNQVATVVSRAEKQNRSADHEVREVVRSSFVIATLAGLLGAAILIGLGWSLQWLGQDAGVLGHARPMMVALAPGLLPCLWFQVVRQYTVGMRRPQALLVVTLGSVAVNVVVALALIHGWAGLPALGLTGIGVASSVVFLVTFLVFWTMVRRDAVLGPTLPVRMWPVRARTVVAELRLGTPIALTYGSEAGMFSVLALAMGTLGPAALAAHNVVYQLVYIVFQVAVGLSHGASILVSRAVAREEYRRARNLAWLALRQAAVVAALVGLLYVTAPDLALRPFLTGHDGATADLAHRLLLIAIVLQFFDAAQNIGNGLLRGVEDTRAGFRLSLVGYWIVGLPTALLLAFPLGLGAAGVWWGLTAGLAATAVLMLRRYFVVLRPRDHAEPRQLADSLN, from the coding sequence ATGACCGCGGCCCTGGTCCGCGGCGACGGACGGCGGTTGACCGCGTTGGCCACCCCCATCGCGCTGACCCAGCTGGCCCAGGTCGCCATCTCCACGACCAATATCGCTCTGATGGGCAGCCTCGGTGTCGACCAGGTGGCGGCCGGCGGGCTGGCGCTGGTGCTGTTCAACCAGATCCGCACCATGTGCGTCGGCCTGATCACCGCCAGCGGTAACCAGGTGGCGACGGTGGTCAGCCGGGCCGAGAAACAGAACCGATCCGCCGACCACGAGGTTCGCGAGGTGGTCCGGTCCAGTTTCGTCATCGCCACCCTCGCGGGCCTGCTGGGGGCCGCGATATTGATCGGCCTGGGCTGGTCGCTGCAGTGGCTCGGCCAGGATGCCGGCGTGCTCGGGCACGCGCGGCCGATGATGGTGGCGCTCGCGCCGGGCCTGCTGCCGTGCCTGTGGTTCCAGGTGGTTCGCCAGTACACGGTCGGGATGCGGCGGCCGCAGGCACTGCTGGTGGTGACGCTGGGTTCGGTGGCGGTGAACGTCGTCGTCGCACTGGCCCTGATCCACGGCTGGGCCGGACTGCCCGCCCTGGGACTGACCGGGATCGGCGTGGCCTCCTCGGTGGTCTTCCTGGTCACCTTCCTGGTGTTCTGGACGATGGTGCGCCGCGACGCGGTCCTGGGTCCGACCCTGCCGGTGCGTATGTGGCCGGTGCGCGCCCGAACGGTCGTCGCCGAACTGCGGCTCGGCACCCCCATCGCCCTGACCTACGGTTCCGAGGCCGGGATGTTCTCGGTGCTGGCACTGGCGATGGGCACCCTCGGACCGGCCGCACTGGCCGCGCACAATGTGGTCTATCAGCTGGTCTACATCGTGTTCCAGGTCGCGGTCGGACTATCGCACGGGGCATCGATCCTGGTCAGCCGGGCGGTGGCGCGGGAGGAGTATCGCCGCGCCCGGAACCTGGCGTGGCTGGCGTTGCGGCAGGCGGCCGTGGTGGCCGCACTCGTCGGCCTGCTGTACGTGACGGCCCCGGATCTGGCGCTGCGGCCGTTTCTGACCGGACATGACGGCGCCACCGCCGACCTCGCGCACCGGCTGCTGCTGATCGCCATCGTGCTGCAATTCTTCGATGCCGCGCAGAACATCGGCAACGGGCTACTGCGCGGGGTCGAGGACACCCGCGCCGGATTCCGGCTGTCGCTGGTGGGCTACTGGATCGTGGGACTGCCGACCGCGCTGCTGCTGGCCTTCCCGCTCGGCCTGGGCGCGGCCGGGGTCTGGTGGGGGCTGACGGCCGGTCTCGCCGCCACCGCCGTGCTGATGCTGCGGCGGTACTTCGTAGTGCTGCGCCCCCGTGACCACGCCGAACCACGTCAGCTCGCCGATAGCCTCAACTGA
- a CDS encoding PLP-dependent cysteine synthase family protein, with protein MPIVTRVTDLIGNTPLFELAVTAGGTRLLLKLEQFNPTGAAKIRMAREMVLDAERRGLLRDGGHIIESTSGNTGLGLAVVAAERGYRFTAVVDHHACKDKLRAMQAMGTDLVYVADDGDDSLATSAREDLAEAMAAARPDAYFTEQHNNDANPVGYYAVADELLADLGRVDILLSAVGTGGSLFGTARRLADLGQPARVIGVEPVGSIAFGGPGGPYWQSGTGTPPGATVGTAVDYSLLDEGVTVSDVDAFATVRAVAQRCGLLIGGSAGGSVHVALQRLEEFEPGSTIVTIVCDGGEKYLDTVFDDEWMSDRDLLDRTAEHAVTDLLDRYAPAAPHNAPDHRDLVGAR; from the coding sequence ATGCCGATCGTCACACGCGTGACGGACCTGATCGGAAACACGCCCCTGTTCGAATTGGCCGTCACCGCGGGCGGCACCCGGCTGTTACTGAAGCTGGAACAGTTCAATCCGACCGGTGCGGCGAAGATCCGCATGGCGCGTGAAATGGTGCTGGATGCCGAACGACGAGGTTTGCTGAGAGATGGCGGGCATATTATCGAGTCCACATCCGGAAATACCGGACTGGGACTTGCGGTGGTCGCGGCCGAACGGGGCTACCGATTCACCGCGGTCGTCGACCACCACGCCTGTAAGGACAAGCTGCGCGCGATGCAAGCGATGGGCACCGACCTGGTCTATGTCGCCGACGACGGCGACGACAGCCTGGCCACCTCCGCCCGGGAGGATCTGGCCGAGGCGATGGCCGCCGCCCGCCCGGACGCGTACTTCACCGAACAGCACAACAACGACGCCAATCCGGTCGGCTACTACGCGGTCGCCGATGAGTTGCTGGCCGATCTGGGACGGGTCGATATCCTGCTGTCGGCGGTCGGTACCGGTGGATCCCTGTTCGGCACCGCGCGTCGGCTCGCGGACCTCGGCCAGCCGGCACGGGTGATCGGGGTGGAGCCGGTCGGTTCGATCGCCTTCGGCGGGCCGGGCGGCCCGTACTGGCAGTCGGGCACCGGCACGCCGCCCGGAGCCACGGTCGGCACGGCCGTGGACTATTCGCTGCTGGACGAGGGTGTGACGGTCTCGGATGTGGACGCCTTCGCCACCGTGCGCGCGGTCGCGCAGCGTTGCGGCCTGCTGATCGGCGGCTCGGCCGGCGGCTCGGTCCACGTCGCGCTGCAGCGCCTCGAGGAGTTCGAACCGGGCTCGACGATCGTGACCATCGTTTGCGACGGCGGCGAGAAGTACCTCGACACCGTCTTCGACGACGAGTGGATGAGCGATCGCGACCTGCTCGACCGCACGGCCGAACACGCCGTCACCGATCTGCTCGACCGCTATGCGCCGGCCGCGCCGCACAACGCCCCCGATCACCGAGACCTGGTGGGTGCCCGGTGA
- a CDS encoding Y4yA family PLP-dependent enzyme, with protein sequence MTADLTPDRAASRQRSISASPLPAYRDEWEERLLADPELLADIAHAIGGPFHVLYPARVGALVDAFAAQFRHSGVDGAIYYGKKANKSAGVVRACARHGAGADVASTGELTSALAQGIRGRDLMVTGPAKSDELLWLATRHGALIAIDDPGEIDRLAAFGTAARVLLRILPPGSSSRFGLTEAEVESILLRTDPAPVRVEGFSFHLSGYDPIARSELAAALITRCTHARALGHPVTTLSIGGGFGVEYLSDAVWREFTAGQHPDWFHAGKTFDSYYPYHQRPAGPAALAAILDHGDLARALRANTLRLAIEPGRALLDRAGSTVFRVQGVKTRTAQSLPYQLLTVDGTSLSLSEQWFDSEFLPDPVLWPARSGTRTPAAVGAATCLESDMLSWRRIPLPRPAAVGDLLIYPNTAGYQMDSNESAFHDLPIPPKVLLSCGTGSDPARPPRLRWTLER encoded by the coding sequence GTGACCGCGGACCTCACCCCGGACCGCGCGGCGTCGCGACAACGGTCGATCAGCGCCTCCCCACTGCCCGCCTACCGCGACGAGTGGGAGGAACGGCTCCTGGCCGATCCCGAACTGCTCGCCGATATCGCACACGCCATCGGCGGTCCCTTCCACGTGCTGTATCCGGCGCGGGTGGGCGCTCTCGTCGACGCCTTCGCCGCGCAGTTCCGGCACAGCGGTGTGGACGGCGCGATCTACTACGGCAAGAAGGCCAACAAGTCGGCGGGCGTGGTGCGGGCCTGCGCCCGGCACGGCGCGGGCGCGGATGTGGCCAGTACCGGTGAGCTGACTTCCGCTCTGGCCCAGGGTATTCGGGGTCGCGACCTGATGGTGACCGGCCCCGCCAAATCCGATGAGCTGCTGTGGTTGGCCACCCGCCACGGTGCGCTGATCGCGATCGACGACCCCGGTGAGATCGATCGGCTGGCCGCCTTCGGCACCGCCGCCCGGGTCCTGCTGCGCATCCTTCCCCCCGGTTCGAGCAGCCGCTTCGGCCTGACCGAGGCGGAGGTGGAGTCGATACTGCTGCGCACCGATCCGGCGCCGGTTCGGGTGGAGGGCTTCAGTTTTCATCTGTCCGGCTACGATCCGATCGCCCGGTCGGAACTGGCCGCGGCGCTGATCACGCGGTGCACGCACGCCCGCGCCCTCGGCCATCCCGTCACCACCCTCTCCATCGGCGGTGGATTCGGTGTGGAATATCTATCCGATGCGGTGTGGCGGGAGTTCACCGCGGGCCAGCACCCGGACTGGTTCCACGCCGGCAAGACGTTCGACTCCTATTACCCCTATCACCAGCGACCGGCCGGCCCGGCCGCGCTGGCCGCGATCCTGGATCACGGCGATCTGGCGCGGGCATTGCGGGCCAACACCCTTCGCCTGGCGATCGAACCCGGCCGTGCCCTGCTCGATCGAGCCGGAAGTACCGTGTTCCGGGTACAGGGCGTGAAAACGCGTACCGCACAGTCGCTTCCGTACCAGCTGCTGACGGTGGACGGCACCAGCCTGAGTCTGTCCGAGCAGTGGTTCGACAGTGAATTCCTGCCCGACCCCGTGCTGTGGCCGGCCCGGTCCGGCACCCGGACGCCGGCCGCTGTCGGCGCGGCCACCTGCCTGGAATCCGACATGCTCAGCTGGCGGCGCATTCCGCTGCCCCGCCCGGCGGCCGTCGGCGATCTGCTGATCTACCCCAATACCGCCGGCTATCAGATGGATTCCAACGAGTCGGCGTTCCATGATCTGCCGATTCCCCCCAAGGTACTGCTGTCGTGCGGTACCGGATCGGATCCGGCCCGGCCACCCCGGCTGCGCTGGACGCTCGAACGATGA
- a CDS encoding ornithine cyclodeaminase family protein gives MSSRPTPLRVLSRSDLADVPIAPVDVVRAVEEAYLALAQGESDNPRKLSVAHPDGWSVAYAMLGRDGRRRVVAMKTSYKFDPNHDRSTKRYYTTITLYDDATGTPIAMMDCSRVGALRTPAVSALLVRETIRPGARSVLLIGTGTQGRNALPHLLAANPQLERLMVYGTHPEGLEAVGDYLHAHAPHRGLEVVDDPRAAAATADVVLATAGPGTRVALESSDLAPGSVAVLVGYGLAPSTLTDADRVVATSAEQMALTGTDMAGPDGRLRSVDAELPAILSRRMPARHSPDQRLFVYNSGLVLTDIAVAHALAERAIAEGRGTEVPLWD, from the coding sequence GTGAGCAGCCGACCGACCCCGTTGCGTGTACTCAGCCGCAGCGATCTCGCCGATGTCCCGATCGCGCCCGTCGACGTGGTGCGCGCCGTGGAGGAAGCCTATCTGGCCCTGGCACAGGGAGAGTCGGACAACCCGCGCAAACTCAGTGTGGCGCACCCGGACGGCTGGTCGGTGGCGTACGCGATGCTCGGTCGCGACGGTCGCCGCCGGGTCGTGGCGATGAAGACCTCCTACAAGTTCGACCCGAATCACGACCGCTCCACCAAGCGGTACTACACCACGATCACGCTCTACGACGACGCCACCGGCACCCCGATCGCGATGATGGACTGCTCCCGGGTCGGCGCGCTGCGCACCCCGGCCGTCTCGGCCCTGCTGGTCCGCGAGACCATCCGGCCCGGCGCGCGCAGCGTCCTGCTCATCGGCACCGGAACTCAGGGCCGAAATGCGCTGCCGCACTTGCTGGCCGCGAATCCGCAACTGGAACGGCTGATGGTGTACGGCACCCATCCCGAAGGGCTGGAGGCGGTCGGCGACTACCTGCACGCCCACGCACCGCATCGCGGCCTCGAGGTGGTCGACGATCCGCGCGCGGCGGCCGCCACCGCGGATGTCGTCCTCGCCACGGCCGGTCCGGGCACCCGGGTGGCACTCGAATCCTCCGATCTGGCACCGGGTTCGGTGGCGGTGCTGGTCGGGTACGGCCTGGCGCCGTCGACCCTCACCGATGCCGATCGGGTCGTCGCGACCAGCGCCGAGCAGATGGCGCTGACCGGTACCGATATGGCGGGGCCGGACGGACGGCTCAGGTCGGTGGACGCCGAACTGCCGGCCATCCTGAGTCGCCGGATGCCCGCCCGCCACAGTCCCGACCAGCGACTGTTCGTCTACAACAGCGGTCTGGTTCTCACCGATATCGCGGTCGCCCACGCTCTGGCCGAGCGTGCGATCGCCGAGGGACGTGGCACGGAGGTACCGCTGTGGGATTGA
- a CDS encoding TauD/TfdA family dioxygenase, with product MKNVLRERKTPHDRDYETIDRRTLPEEAAAAVLCSAREIAITLDHGRAPTAELPRTLTDPMLIRLIDTYAAELPAAVRIALRPPETAAGATIIGTLPVRDAELGDTPRDWRRAADSARPGSFHLDIAMLLLARCGGEPFGWQGQQGGRLVNNILPTPGHEDEQSGASSTTLLSPHTEDAFHPERAHLLLLGCLRNPDRVGTTISSVRQVRLDPERLHRLTEPTLPILPDVSYGADFGDHRPASVATIGSGDEGPTLRYDPAYTPLDEADPEYRCAYTDLGTELARVCHGAVLAPGELLLMDNDVVVHGRVPFSPRYDGTDRWLKRVNIRLTRRRATAEADESGYGQRTVRPFQPKPAGEPDISNRRTDQ from the coding sequence GTGAAAAACGTTCTCCGCGAACGTAAGACACCCCACGACCGAGATTACGAAACGATCGACCGCCGTACGCTTCCGGAAGAGGCCGCGGCGGCCGTACTGTGTTCGGCCAGAGAGATCGCGATCACACTCGACCACGGACGCGCGCCCACGGCAGAGCTCCCCCGGACCCTGACCGATCCGATGCTGATCCGTTTGATCGACACCTATGCCGCCGAGCTTCCCGCCGCCGTGCGCATCGCGCTGCGCCCGCCCGAGACCGCCGCGGGCGCGACGATCATCGGCACGCTGCCGGTGCGCGACGCGGAACTCGGGGACACCCCACGCGACTGGCGACGCGCCGCGGATTCCGCACGGCCCGGCTCGTTCCACCTGGATATCGCGATGTTGCTGCTGGCCCGCTGCGGCGGTGAACCTTTCGGCTGGCAGGGACAACAGGGCGGCCGGCTGGTCAACAACATCCTGCCGACGCCCGGACACGAAGACGAGCAGTCCGGCGCCAGCAGCACCACACTGCTCAGTCCGCACACCGAGGACGCCTTCCATCCCGAGCGCGCGCATCTGCTGCTGCTGGGGTGCTTGCGCAATCCGGACCGCGTCGGCACCACCATCTCGTCGGTCCGGCAGGTGCGGCTCGATCCCGAACGCCTGCACCGCCTCACCGAACCCACACTGCCGATCCTGCCCGACGTCTCCTACGGCGCGGATTTCGGCGACCACCGTCCCGCATCGGTGGCGACCATCGGCTCCGGCGACGAGGGACCGACCCTGCGCTACGACCCGGCCTACACGCCGCTGGACGAGGCCGATCCCGAATATCGTTGCGCCTATACCGATCTCGGCACGGAATTGGCACGGGTTTGCCACGGCGCGGTGCTGGCGCCCGGCGAACTGCTGCTGATGGACAATGATGTCGTCGTGCACGGCCGGGTTCCGTTCTCCCCTCGCTACGACGGAACCGACCGCTGGCTCAAGCGGGTCAACATCCGGCTGACTCGCCGCCGCGCGACGGCCGAGGCGGACGAAAGCGGCTACGGCCAGCGCACGGTACGCCCGTTCCAGCCGAAACCCGCTGGGGAGCCGGATATCTCGAACCGACGAACCGACCAGTGA
- a CDS encoding lytic transglycosylase domain-containing protein, whose protein sequence is MRSTISGFRNLALAAIATVAVLSGCSGIDNLPPIPDGIPPGAGAPVPPFDLDAPGRSAEQLRDWAAGQSDALGIPTVALEAYGYAAAVMARSRPDCGIGWTTVAGIARVESKHGSHGSSRLDADGQVRPPIRGIPLDGSPGVARILDDAATERTGSPVYVRAEGPFQFLPETWQHWGVDANGDGRADPDSIDDASLTAARYLCASGGDLRTAEGWQRAVLTYNQSTTYMATVRTKAAAYSVGRRA, encoded by the coding sequence GTGCGTTCGACAATCTCCGGATTCCGGAACCTCGCCCTCGCTGCCATCGCGACCGTCGCGGTGCTGTCCGGATGCTCCGGAATCGACAACCTGCCGCCGATTCCGGACGGCATTCCGCCGGGTGCGGGGGCGCCGGTCCCACCCTTCGATCTCGATGCGCCCGGCCGCAGTGCCGAACAGTTGCGCGACTGGGCCGCCGGACAGTCGGACGCACTGGGTATTCCGACCGTGGCGCTGGAGGCCTACGGTTACGCCGCGGCGGTCATGGCCCGATCGCGGCCCGACTGCGGGATCGGCTGGACCACGGTGGCCGGTATCGCCCGGGTGGAGAGCAAACACGGCAGCCACGGCAGCTCCCGGCTCGACGCCGACGGCCAGGTCCGGCCGCCGATCCGAGGCATTCCGCTGGACGGATCACCCGGTGTCGCAAGGATTCTGGACGACGCGGCGACCGAGCGCACCGGTAGCCCGGTGTACGTGCGCGCCGAGGGGCCCTTCCAATTCCTGCCCGAGACCTGGCAGCACTGGGGCGTGGACGCCAACGGTGACGGTCGCGCCGACCCGGACAGTATCGACGACGCTTCGCTGACCGCCGCTCGGTATCTGTGCGCCAGCGGTGGCGATCTGCGGACCGCGGAGGGCTGGCAGCGTGCCGTCCTCACCTATAACCAATCCACTACCTATATGGCGACGGTCCGAACCAAGGCCGCCGCCTACAGCGTCGGCCGCCGCGCCTGA
- the eno gene encoding phosphopyruvate hydratase → MAIIEQVGAREILDSRGNPTVEVEIALDDGTLTRAAVPSGASTGEHEAVELRDGGDRYGGKGVRKAVEGVLDEIAPAVIGLDAVEQRTVDQVLLDLDGTPDKSRLGANALLGVSLAVARAAAESSGLELFRYLGGPNAHVLPVPMMNILNGGAHADTSVDVQEFMIAPIGAPTFREALRWGAEVYHALKAELKSKGLATGLGDEGGFAPDLAGGTREALDLIAAAVAKAGYTLGSDVALALDVAATEFHSAAAGYKFEGAERTAEQMAEFYNELLTGYPLVSIEDPLSEDDWDGWVALTDLIGDKVQLVGDDLFVTNPERLEDGIAKGAANALLVKVNQIGTLTETLDAVELAHRNGYKTMMSHRSGETEDTTIADLAVAVGSGQIKTGAPARSERVAKYNQLLRIEDALGDSARYAGDVAFPRFAFEG, encoded by the coding sequence GTGGCCATCATCGAACAGGTCGGAGCTCGCGAGATCCTGGATTCACGCGGTAACCCCACCGTCGAGGTCGAGATCGCTCTCGACGACGGCACCCTGACCCGGGCGGCGGTACCCTCCGGCGCGTCCACCGGCGAGCACGAGGCCGTGGAGTTGCGTGACGGCGGCGACCGTTACGGCGGCAAGGGTGTCCGCAAAGCCGTCGAGGGTGTGCTCGACGAGATCGCCCCGGCCGTCATCGGCTTGGACGCGGTCGAGCAGCGCACCGTCGACCAGGTACTGCTGGATCTGGACGGCACCCCGGACAAGTCCCGGCTGGGCGCCAACGCGCTGCTCGGCGTCTCGCTGGCGGTGGCCCGCGCCGCCGCCGAGTCCTCGGGCCTGGAGCTGTTCCGCTACCTGGGCGGCCCGAACGCCCATGTGCTGCCGGTGCCGATGATGAACATCCTCAACGGTGGCGCCCACGCCGACACCAGTGTCGATGTGCAGGAATTCATGATCGCCCCGATCGGCGCGCCCACCTTCCGCGAGGCGCTGCGCTGGGGCGCCGAGGTCTACCACGCCCTCAAGGCCGAGCTGAAGTCCAAGGGCCTGGCCACCGGTCTCGGTGACGAGGGCGGCTTCGCCCCGGATCTGGCCGGCGGCACCCGCGAGGCCCTCGATCTGATCGCGGCCGCGGTCGCGAAGGCCGGCTACACCCTGGGCAGCGACGTCGCACTGGCCCTGGATGTGGCGGCGACCGAGTTCCACAGCGCCGCAGCGGGCTACAAGTTCGAGGGCGCCGAGCGCACCGCCGAGCAGATGGCCGAGTTCTACAACGAACTGCTGACCGGGTACCCGCTGGTCTCCATCGAGGACCCGCTGTCGGAGGACGACTGGGACGGTTGGGTGGCGCTGACCGATCTGATCGGTGACAAGGTGCAGCTGGTCGGCGACGACCTGTTCGTCACCAACCCGGAGCGGCTCGAGGACGGTATCGCCAAGGGCGCGGCCAACGCGCTGCTGGTGAAGGTCAACCAGATCGGCACCCTCACCGAGACCCTGGACGCGGTCGAGCTGGCCCACCGCAACGGCTACAAGACGATGATGAGCCACCGCTCCGGCGAGACCGAGGACACCACCATCGCCGATCTGGCGGTCGCGGTCGGCAGCGGTCAGATCAAGACCGGTGCGCCCGCGCGCAGCGAGCGCGTCGCCAAGTACAACCAGCTGCTGCGCATCGAGGACGCCCTCGGCGATTCGGCTCGCTACGCCGGTGACGTCGCGTTCCCCCGGTTCGCGTTCGAGGGGTAG
- a CDS encoding FtsB family cell division protein, translating to MTERRARGTSPAGRGDRRSSRSAGPVRSANGSTRTGAGKRAAQRRTATRSEPRTSRPRSKKSEDRHEHRILGLSTGRAVILAAVLCALALTLAVPMRTYFSQRAESAQLASQRRDLEGDLTRLRDRRAQQQDPAYIRSEARDRLRLVMPGDTAYIVQVPGIEQPAVPVPTTQARRPDPWYTQLWRSMSDPQPHPAPPAPPPPPPAPPSPEGEPR from the coding sequence ATGACGGAGCGACGGGCGCGCGGCACCAGTCCGGCAGGACGTGGTGACCGCCGCTCGTCGCGGTCGGCCGGACCCGTGCGGTCGGCGAACGGCTCCACCCGCACCGGCGCCGGTAAGCGTGCGGCTCAGCGCCGGACCGCCACGAGATCCGAGCCCCGCACCTCGCGTCCCCGTTCGAAGAAGTCCGAGGACCGGCACGAACACCGGATCCTCGGGCTGTCCACCGGGCGCGCGGTGATTCTGGCGGCGGTCCTGTGCGCTCTGGCGCTGACCCTGGCCGTGCCGATGCGCACCTATTTCAGCCAGCGTGCGGAATCGGCGCAGCTGGCCTCCCAGCGCCGTGATCTGGAAGGCGATCTGACGCGATTGCGAGATCGCCGCGCCCAGCAGCAGGATCCGGCCTACATCCGCTCCGAGGCCCGTGACCGGCTCCGGTTGGTGATGCCCGGCGATACCGCCTACATCGTGCAGGTGCCCGGGATCGAACAGCCCGCGGTTCCGGTGCCGACCACGCAGGCGCGCCGTCCCGATCCCTGGTACACCCAGCTGTGGCGCAGCATGTCCGATCCCCAGCCCCACCCCGCTCCACCGGCGCCTCCGCCGCCGCCCCCAGCCCCACCCAGTCCTGAAGGAGAACCCCGGTGA
- a CDS encoding DUF501 domain-containing protein, with protein MRDDGNRDPAAPSTADLEIVARQLGRPPRGVLAIAYRTPDGLPAVVKTAPRLPDGTPFPTLYYLTDPRLTAEASRQEAAGLMRGMTERLSTDPELAASYRVAHESYLAERDEIESLGTDFSGGGMPERVKCLHVLIAHSLAKGPGLNLLGDEAVALAADTGLRGTAIPEDWPKYDQYQPNTDPTGRSSDE; from the coding sequence GTGCGGGACGACGGGAACCGCGATCCGGCCGCCCCGAGCACGGCGGATCTGGAGATCGTGGCCCGCCAGCTCGGCCGGCCGCCGCGCGGGGTGCTCGCGATCGCCTACCGCACCCCCGACGGCCTGCCCGCGGTGGTGAAGACCGCGCCCCGGCTGCCCGACGGCACCCCGTTCCCCACCCTCTACTACCTGACCGATCCGCGGCTGACCGCCGAGGCGAGCCGGCAGGAGGCGGCCGGGCTGATGCGCGGAATGACCGAACGGCTGTCCACCGATCCCGAACTCGCGGCCTCCTATCGCGTCGCGCACGAGAGCTATCTCGCCGAGCGCGACGAGATCGAGTCGCTGGGTACCGACTTCAGCGGTGGCGGTATGCCGGAGCGGGTCAAATGCCTGCACGTGCTGATCGCGCATTCGCTCGCGAAGGGGCCGGGCCTCAATCTCCTCGGCGACGAGGCGGTCGCCCTGGCCGCCGATACCGGATTACGCGGCACCGCGATTCCGGAGGATTGGCCGAAATACGATCAGTACCAGCCGAATACCGATCCGACAGGCAGGTCCAGCGATGAGTGA
- a CDS encoding Ppx/GppA phosphatase family protein: MSDRVAAVDCGTNSIRLLIADVAADGSLTDVHREMRIVRLGKGVDASGELNPEAIERTRAALHDYVDLMVDAGVSRVRMVATSATRDARNRDDFFTMTGVELGRVVPGAQAEVITGDEEARLSFAGAVGELASAQGPFVVVDLGGGSTEVVLGDSTGVQAAYSTDIGCVRITERCLHGNPPTGEEVASARFFASQRLAQAFGVVPVERAHTWVGVAGTMTTIAAVALDLPEYDSDRVHLTRLGLDEVRAVCNRLIAMNHDERAALGPMHPGRVDVIGGGAVITEVLADELARRAGITELIVSEHDILDGIALSIA; encoded by the coding sequence ATGAGTGACCGGGTCGCCGCGGTCGACTGCGGAACCAACTCCATCCGGCTTCTGATCGCCGACGTCGCCGCCGACGGCAGCCTGACCGATGTGCACCGCGAGATGCGTATCGTGCGGCTGGGCAAAGGCGTCGACGCCAGCGGTGAACTGAATCCCGAGGCGATCGAACGTACGCGCGCGGCCCTGCACGATTACGTCGACCTCATGGTCGACGCCGGGGTGAGCCGGGTGCGGATGGTCGCCACCAGCGCCACCCGCGACGCCCGCAACCGCGACGACTTCTTCACCATGACCGGGGTGGAACTGGGCCGGGTGGTACCCGGCGCCCAGGCCGAGGTCATCACCGGTGACGAGGAGGCCCGGCTGTCGTTCGCGGGTGCGGTCGGCGAATTGGCCAGTGCGCAGGGGCCGTTCGTGGTCGTCGATCTCGGCGGTGGTTCCACCGAGGTGGTGCTCGGTGACAGCACCGGTGTGCAGGCGGCCTATTCGACGGATATCGGCTGTGTGCGGATCACGGAGCGCTGTCTGCACGGCAATCCGCCGACCGGTGAGGAGGTCGCCTCCGCGCGGTTCTTCGCCTCCCAGCGCCTCGCGCAGGCGTTCGGGGTGGTGCCGGTAGAGCGCGCGCACACCTGGGTCGGTGTCGCCGGCACCATGACCACCATCGCCGCGGTCGCCTTGGACCTGCCCGAATACGATTCCGACCGAGTCCATCTGACCCGGCTCGGCCTCGACGAGGTGCGCGCGGTGTGCAATCGCCTGATCGCGATGAACCACGACGAACGCGCCGCACTCGGCCCCATGCATCCGGGCCGGGTCGACGTCATCGGCGGTGGCGCCGTGATCACGGAGGTGCTCGCCGACGAGCTGGCGCGCCGTGCGGGGATCACCGAACTGATCGTCAGCGAGCACGACATTCTCGACGGCATCGCGCTGTCCATCGCCTGA